The Myotis daubentonii chromosome 1, mMyoDau2.1, whole genome shotgun sequence genome includes the window GCTGCTAATCTCTGCAGGACCAATActtctctttccacccaccccaaGTGTATACAAAGTACAAGGGGAAAAAAGCACTTGCTTTTAATGCATTCTCTGAGGGTatagaaatactttaaaattctttctatAATGCAGTTCTAAGGAAACAAACCTCCTCCAAATGGTGTTTATTTTGCCTTATATGTCGCTCAAACAGTCGTTCTAAAGACCtacaaaagagaaataagaatgtTAATATCTCAATCAGGAAATCAACTAACTGGAAAGCAGCAATGCAATAACTAAACTACTAACGACTGGACACGTTTTTTAAtggctctttttctttccaaagttAAAGACCAACCCTTCCCTGTTCCGTCAAGTTCTCCACCATGAAAACTAGTACGGTTCCCTCTATGCACTTAAGTCAAGGTACAGGATGCCAATGTTTCTAAAAGACTGCATGCTACTTACATTtctgtgaataaaatattttaaatgaggcCCAAaacttcttcctctctctttcacccccctccccactaaaaattgtttttctctcacacacatacgCAAACACCATAAGCCTCCCTTCTCCTCACATACACACTACCCCCATAAACCAAACTCTAAAGAAAATTCTTTTGTgaggtattttaaaatgctttctacAGTATACTTGAAAAAAATTCCACTGATGCTAAATCCTTATAATAACCTAAGAGTTTATCATTCACTAAGCACCACTAAGTGCTAGGAACATATTAATGATACCTCTAATCATGACCAATATTGGGAGAGAAAGGTattgtaaaaaaatttaaagatgagaaaactacaTCTCTAAGACAATGATTTCCTCTACACCATAGCCACAGCCATTAGAATTTAAACCAGAGTTTATTCCTTCAGCTACACCATACTTGTCTATTACATGGATGTATCAATAGGTTTCTTAAAACACAACTCATTTCCTTTGTTACCATTTGTTATTACAATGAAGTTATGAGCCAACTTTATAGTCAGTAgttatgaaataatttaataattttttaaaagcccaagaAATCCATACTCTACATTTTACAATGGCTATTTAATGTTTTGGAATATTATTTCCTCCTAGGCAATTTTCTATACATGTGGTGTACATAATGGGATCTTATGCTACATAACAAAGTTTGTCTCAATGTCCAATGAATTTTACACAAGTAACTACTGTTCAAGGTGACTCAGGACCACTCAGTTTCATTCAGCATGCAAGAACTAATCTGTTTGcaaattttccatttcatttacagTATGCAAACCTAGCTTTTATTATTCCTCACTTTATTAGTAGCAGATGTAACCAAAATACTTGCTTTTGATTCTCATCATAATTTCAAGTAGCAAAATTGGATTATGAATCTTTGCTAATAAGtagcaaaaattttattttactggtCTATTATAGCCAAGAAACATAATggtatttaaatgaataaaatctctatttttttttctataactcCCCCAAACTGTGAGTCCACCTAGAGCATGAATTAAACATTCTTTACAATTTGCTATCAGTTATAAGAATATGGTCCCCTAAGAAAgcaatataatttttcatttcctaatatgggaaaataacttaaaaaactaCTACCAAATGAAGAATATTTAAAGTACTcttcgccctgactggtttggctcagtggatagagcgtcagcctgtggactgaagggtcccaggttcgattctggtcaagggcatgtaccttggttgcgggcacatccccagtaggtgtgcaggaggcagctgatggatgtttctctctcatcgatgtttctaactctctatccctctcccttcctctctgtaaaaaatcattaaaatatattaaagtactCTTCAACCaccatgtattatttaaaaaaaaatctaacctgTTTGAAAATAAACCAAGTTTCAGAATTTCATCTGTTACATCTTCAATGAAACTCAGATACAACAGTTCTTCTTCACTGCGAAGGTAAAGCAATATATAACAAAAGTtattgggggtaggggaggccgggggaaggtcggcggagggggaaaggggacatatgtaatactctttgtaatacagtggggccttgacttacgagtttaattcgttccgagaccaagttcgttaaggagctcgttaactcaaattactctgtcaactcaatgcaaaaaatcggctgagagacgacagctggtatctcaaaaaactcgttagtagggacactcgtaagtcaaggccccactgtactttaagcaataaaacaaaattaaaaaaaattattcactaCTCACTCTGAAAACTATAGGAAATACGAATACTTAATTAAAAATCTCTACTACTCATTAGAAATGTACTTCTGGCTCACATTATTAAagagaaatattataaaacaaacatgtCAACTTTCTGAAATTATGCAAGGATAAATATTGAAGATGAGAAAATATTCCCTAATAGAGAAAAATTTGACAGATGTCTGAGACATACACCCAGCAATAAACAAGcagggagccctagccagtttggctcagtggttaagagtgtTTGCCccaggactgaagggttgtgggttcgattacagtcaagggcaggtacctcagttgcaggtcaggggcgtgtgggaggcaaccaattgatgtctctctctcacatcgatgtttctctctgtctctccccctccctttcactctctaaaaaatcaatggaaaaaaatatcctcaaggtgaggattaaccaaaacaaaacaacaaaaaaagagagagtaagcAGGGATTAAACAGAACAAGACAGAGGCCAACCAAGAGTGAGGGCAACATAAAAAATTACACTTGCAAACTGCTTAACAGTCTAATATTTATCATCAAGTTAAGGAATaaattaaactataaaaatatagatgtaggcaaaggtaggtttacagttatttgtttggaaaataatacaattattaataaataataatacaagaataaactgttttgcataacTCACAACTTTTGCTGACTCCTATAGATTATTTCCCCCCTAAAAATGCAGCTTAACTAAACAGCATTAATATctagaagtaaaaataaattaaaaaacctaGAAGTATAATATCTGCAAAGAACGGTGAGGCTGGAAACCTCCAGGAAGGTTGTTCTGAGTTTCTAAAGTCTGGATTTTTCAAAAACTATTATTTTCACTTACAAAAATATACAAGAGTTATGGGtgctaattataaaaaaataggtATTAACTTAGGGACAAATTTCCACTGGAAATAAAGATGAAGAGATTgataattatttcagaaaattttgGTCATTTTCTTAAAGAGATGTGTTAGATAGTTGAGCCCAAAAGCTTTTTGTGAGACAAATTAGTGTTCAATCCTAACTTACTGAATAAGTTTCTATGATTCTTAATTCTTGATTTCCtctaagcaaaatgaaaagatgagAAAGATCTTACTCAGAGTAGATTTTTCTCCTTGAAGGAGGAGGCTGCACGGAATACTGACATAATGCcctgaaaagagaaaattaaaatatttgaacaatGTTTGGTGccttggctgggtagttcagttgttctgagtgtcatcctgtacaccaaaaggttttgagttcgattcctggtcagggcacatacctaggttgtgggttgggTCCCCAGTCAGTGCtcgtataggaggcaaccaaccaatgttttgttttgttttgtcgttctctctctctaaaaatcaataaaaacatatccttgggtgaggattaaaaaaaacacaggtgGGCATATAGTAAGTGTTCAACAATGTCATATATTAGTAATAAGAGGTGCATATCCATGATCTAATCTAATCTTCAGAAAAACCCTATTAGGTATATTGGGTAGGTATTATTTTTCTCACTAGTGAgttcaccagggggcagaaaggcCAAGTAAATAGCaaaggcagattttttttaaccCATTCTTCTAATTACAGGGGGAGACAGTTAGACCGATTTCCCCTGGAAGCTGTTACCTGGCTGGGGAGCACTGCAGAGCGCCATCCTTAACCTCTTCCCATGGTAAGCCCTTCTCTTGGGAAGATGAAGGGATTATGTTTTCTTTGGTTCCATAGGTCATACAACTAGATGCCTGGGGATGCAATGACAAGAATACATCCTTATTTTACTTGAAAAATACAATGTAAAGGCAGAAacagcaaattttaaaaacagttgaGGTAAGAGAGTAGAGATATCCAGTAGAAGAGCGACAGATATATTATGACAAAGGATGTTTTAGAACACATTTTCCATCCAATCAggacatttttcttaaatttatttcaagTAAGATAAAAtagcccggctgatgtggctcagtggatgagcatcaacctatgaaccagaacgtgacagtttgattcctggttaggtcacatgcctggtttgtgggctcaatccccagtggagggtgtgcaggaggcaggtgatcgatgattctctctcatcattgatgtttctatctctctctccctctcccttcctctctgaaatcaataagaaacaaatatacacacacacatatatattatatatatatgtatatatatataataaagtaagATAAAACaacttatttcttatattttaatgaGGGACATTTTAAATGATGTTAAGAAATCACCACAAATAAACATATGGAGAAAATGATGCAAATATGAAGTTTTGGGtaaatttgagaaaaaatatcGTACTCAGAAATTCAAACAACCAATGCCAACATATCAAACACACAGAAGCAGTGGTGGCCATGGCtgtatgaacaataaatattaacaaactaCTGGCAGCTCACTTTTATAGAACCCTTGCTTTGGGCCACGTACTCTGCCAGGCAAttacttgcattttaaaatttcatctttaCAATGCAAATTTATGTACAGTACTTTACATATTTGAAAACCACATTTAAGGCATTTTATTTGTCCACCCATCTATCCAGCCAGCCAGTCAACCATCTAGAAGAGATAATGACGCATAATTTCCCAAATTGGCAGGATCCATGTGGCCATTCCCAGAGAGTAAATAGGCAAACCTTCTGAACACTGGCTAGATCATGTGCAAGAAGTGTCATCAAGAGATCACTCTTCATAGTCCAAATAGCTATCCACGGTCTGTTAGGTTAGAGCAGCTGTAATTCCAATGTGAAGCACAGGGGACTCATTTCTGTTACCTGCTTTATGGTCACTTCTGACTCTGTGAAGTCCTTGGTCTCAACTGTCTCAAAATCAGGCTTAAAgctgtaatatttaaaaaatacactgttAAGCTTTCAAAATACAAAGACTGTGTGATAATGAGCTTTATCGTCtagaaaaaataaactcaaacatAGGAGATAAAATCCATCTGTtcttataaaatgtattatttctggTTATATAATCAGGAAATAGATGTGGTTTGGATTACCTgtacttcttttcctttttttgaataGCAGCTAAATTTCAGTTGGCCAGAGTGGGACTAGGGAAATGAGAACTTTTATGTTCAAAAGCTGTCATAAATATAATCATACTTTCCTCATTTCTTCCTCACTTGACAAATTCTGTCATATATTTAATTCCTTAATTCTTTGATGAAATGTATGCAGACACATCTGATATTACTGCACTTCTTGTATTTACCCAGAGGAAAGAATAGTAGTCATAAATTGctttttactttctaaaataaCTAAAACCTAGTAcctgataaatatttgtttatataacCGAGGATAAATAATCAAATATCAGCTTACACTAAATACTTCACAAGATCTGTTTGTTTCTCCAAGCACTTGGCAAACTTTTACTGAATAttcattatgtgccaggcattattgtATATGAAAACATTATTGAGGCAAATTATACTGAACTTCCAGAAATGATCCCAACGGTCTAAATTACACGTGGAGAGTTGTTGCTATACAAGACTGGGGCTGAATATTTGCAGGAAAGGGGGAGTTGTTTCTCCCCCTTCTTTAACCCactgttttgtcatttttatcatAAAGCAATAGACATATTTGCACAAATGCTGTTTTTTTCACAAATGCTGTTTGATGACATATTTGAAGAACTCTCTGaaagtataatattttaaaacacaaaagttCTAGTATCatgtcaaaaacaaaaaaaaattgaaatatgtaACATTCATGTATATAGAGTCTGACAAATGTAACGGCTACTGGTTTTTCAATAATTACTCTGATAGTTCTAAGCGATACATGTAAAAGGAAAAGTCATAGTAATGACATTCCATTCACAGGGCACATAAACTACATGATATAAAAGAAGGAATATTGTTTAGTTTCCACAACATCCTGAAGGATTTACTATTGGCTGTTGACGTGCCATACCTGCTTAATTCAGTCTGGGTTTCAGCTTCTACCCGCTGATCTGtaaaatccttttttcttttggcaGGTGTATAATACCGATACTGTGACAGGAAagattttgcttctgttttcaaAGTGCGTGGAGTGAATGGCAAATGCCCATTAGAGAAGAGTTTAGAATGTTTATCCAAAAGGTCCCCACTGGATGTTTTGTTAACGACTAACTGAGACCTGTGGGAATTTGTGCTCCTGGGCCTTCGGCTGTTGGAGGTTGCAGAGTGTGTTTTCCTGGGCCTGGAGGTGGTGCAATCTATGCTGGACAGGAAGGAACCGAAGTTGTTCTCAGTACCATCCGTGAGGCTGTCACTGGATTTAGGTAGACTGAGGTGCAGTCTCTCTGAAGAAGTCCCTGGTGACCTTGCAAAGGACGCATATTCATTCACTTCTTCAACTAACATGTTGTCTTCATTTCGTGGTTCTTCTGCAGGCTGAGAACATTGGGTTTGGTAGTTattaattacactagaggccagatgcacaaaattcatgcaaggggcttggtccTTGCAGCCacggcagcttgcctcagccctcgcagccctggcttcctccggAAGGTCGTTgggctgcctggtctaattagcatattacacttttattattatagatatgcaaatTCATAAACATCAAACATGGCTGCCTCAGGGGcttataaaattaactttatatGTCCCTAAAGATGTTAGCATTGTATATAaagttctattctttttttaatgattaacatataaaaatataattctacaTATGTTAATAgcaatcatttttctttctgaagctAAAAAATGATTAATAACATATGCCTATATTTTCGATCTTGACTTGTGTACTGAGATCTCAGCTATATCTGTAAGTTTCCAAATCAATTGTGAGCCCCAACCCCTTGTCAGCCACAGTTGTTGgcacccttcccttccctctggtcacTAAGGCAAACTCTAGTGCCAGCAGTTGCTCTGCAAATTTAAGgctttgaagaaagaaaaacttttccTCACAATGTATGGTGCCCTGATTTAAGTGactgatattttaaatatcattaagAACTACTTATTccgtctggctggtgtggctcagtggttgagcgtcgacctatgaactaggaggtcacggtttgattcccggtcagggcacatgcctgggttgcaagcttgatctcctgtgtggggcatgcagaggcaactgatcaattattctctctcattattgatgtttctctctctccttctcccttcctctctgaaatcaataaaaatatatttaaaaaaagaactacttATTCCATAAAAAGTTCACATGTTTTCTCAAGTTCTCATGAGTGGGGAAAGCTTTGAAAGGGAGGTATTTTTGACTGCtccattttttttggtttatccTTGGAAGAACCATTTCTACGGGATAtctataaagtttaaaaacacataatattttattcttttacagacTAGATGCCGCTAAAGCTTTGTCTATGATTCTAGACTTTATGGATACCTGTGTATCCTTTACAGAACTCTGAGTTAGGGAGGGGGCTGAGGTGAAAATGGTTAGGATTTAGCCAGTTATGTGTGTCCTATAAGCTCCTGGGGTGAAAAACAAGAGGAGTACGGGAAAAGCCAAGTGCTTCCTTTGTGCAAAGTACTGTTTTTACCAGTGAGTAGAATGAGAGGAATAATAAGGACTTCTATCACTGCTGCTAATAAGTATAGAGTGTCTACTATGTGCAAGGTACTGTTCTAAATGATTTACATGTACAACTCAATTGTCAAAATAACTTCTCAGTTGCGATAGTTATTAGCtctattttataggtgaagaaactcAGGCACAGGGTCTCATAAATCTGAACTCAGGCTAGGCCTATGTGCTTCACTATTATATCatattatctattatctattttAAAGACTCAtttacccagccagtgtggctcagttggttgagcgttggcccatgcaccaggaggtctgtggtttgattcccagttggggcacatgcctgggttgcaggctcagtccctagtaggggtgtgcaggaggcagccaattgatattctgctctcatatcgatgtttctctctctctcaaaatcactaaaaatatattttttaaaaatacccatatGAAAGCATAAATGAAGTATTTTATGGAGGCAAATGTATAGAGTTACAGTGGctaatgaaaaaatgaataaaaaatatcttacatttacagattaaattatatattttattttcaacaaaatcTATTCTTATctcaaaatacaattaaaaaaaatcctcactcgagAATTCCcacccccccattgatttttagagagagtagaagggagggaggaggagaaagagagagagaaacatagatgtgggagagacacatcaattggttgcctcctacacgtgtCCCgaatggggccagggatcaagcctgcaaccaaggtacatgcccttgactgtaactgaacccatgacccttcagtctgtgggccgatgccctaaccactgagaaaaactagTCAGGGCTCAAAATACACTTagtaatttactagaggcccggtgcacgaaatttgtacatgggtggggggggggggcggggagaggagcaggtccctcagccctgcctgcaccctctccaatctgggacatccctctcacaatccgggactgctggctcctaaccactagcctgcctgtctgatcgcccctaacccctctgcctgcctgcttgcctgatcgcccctaactgcctctgcctgcctgcctgatctcccctaacccctctgcctgctggcctaattgcccctaccttgcccccctgccagcctgatcacccctatctttctccctgctggcctgatcgcccctcaccatctctgccttggcccccggcctaagccgcagtctggtctccctctgtgggaggtgacctggtggATCAGGGAAAGGCGCCCCCATTACCCcgctgctgccgccactgctggcctgagcctCGGCCgccgcagccactgtggctttgtccagaaggtcgtccggaagacatcagccctaattagcatattatccttttattaatatagtcaAAATGCTGggtaatggaaaaatattttaaattttcggTTAAAAAGTCCAAtcactaaaaatgaaaatgcacatGTGCATCAAATATTGATGAACAGATTCCCAGATGGCAAATTATAGCACAGCGTCTGGCAGAATTATTCTAAAGGAAGCAATTCTATTCCTGGTCCTTCTATCTATGCAACAGGCCTGGGGGCTCTTAAGCATTATAGCTTCCCTGATGACTCCCAAATTTATTTTCAGTCTGAGAGAAATGCTTCTATCAACTCTCTACTGACTATATGAGATGTTCTAAAGGCACCTCAAATGAAGCATGTCCAACCAGCAAACTCAAACCCTACATTACCCCCTCCTCCAAAGAAAACACTGCATTTTGTCCTGTTATCATCCCTTCACCGTCTTCCCAGCTGCCCACACCAAAAGCCTGAGAACCTCCTTAATTTTGGCCTCTTGCTCTTCACATCATCGAATCAGGCACTAAATCCTGGGGAATTCTCCTTTCTAAGTATTTCCTAAATATATCCCTTGTGCTCCCTTCTGCTGTCTTAGATcaggtcttaatcatttcttcccCAGGTTATTGAACTGTCTCATCACtagtctttctttccctcctgccAGTGTAGTTTTTGTAAAGTATGATGACTAAACATCCCAACTAAAAACTGGTCTATGGTTCCCCATACCCACCTAAGAAAAACAACCTGGATTCATTATTGTGGTACAAATGTCCTTAGTCATTCCCATTTACTGATATGTATGATGGAAAGCGCTGGAGTCAGATATGACATGTGACACCTAGTAAGCAGAGCAGTGAAACTGGCTTTTACTAACAGGCAGTAGTTTTTATCACATCAAGGGTGTTGGGGGACAAAACACAAAGCTCAAGGACTGATCTGGATGATCTAGGAGACCATGCTCATGACTCTGGGATCCTCTCGATGGCCACACCTCAACTAGGTGACTTGCAAAGAAATCTGCCCATCTTGAACACTGGTACAGAGTGAAAAGGGAACATTAGCCTTTGAGAATCTGTAATTATATGCTGCCACCATACAAACTTGCAGCCTAAATGTGAGTGCCCAAATGGTCCACAAAAACCTAAGTCAAGACAAATAACTCATTTGTTTTCTAATACATAAACTGTAGggggatctatatatataaaagcctaagcgaccatccgaccagtaggtagtatgtgcaatgaccaccagggggcagacactcaatgcaggagctgccaagctgcagtgacttggcagctgtggttctcaggtgacacgcccagaatcagagaggagggagcccgattccaggatGTGTcaccgagaactgccctcttgcaatctgggacccctcaggggatgtcaaagagccggtttcagcccgatctccacagaccaggccgagggaccctgccagtgcacgaatacatgcaccaggcctctagtatatctatctatctctatatctatctatctatctatctatctatctatctatctatctatctacctacctacctacctacctacctatacCTATATATAGATATGAAGTTGTCTATGTCatctaaattttcaaattttgggCACAGACTTATTCATAATATTATCTTACTCtcttttgaatatgtgttatttccccattttatttctGCCTTCAATCTTAAGTATTTTCATCAGAGACTTgtcagttttattaatttttttacttaatcaTTTCTATTGTATTTTGTTAAAGTCCACcaatagttgtgacagagactgtgtggcctgaaaagcctaaaatatttactatttggttctttacaggaaaagtttgtTTCTGACCAATAGGAAACATGTTACCAAAAAGTCAGGTTGTACCACTGATGAAAGAGCTTAGAAATATCTACttgtaaaaggtgaaaaaagatcATCTTACCTTTTGTAGAGTGTTAAGTGATGACTTGGAATTATTTTTAGAACTGGCCTGCACTGTACTTTTAGTTACTTGCAACTCCCTTTCACATTGTGCTATTTCCTTTCTGAGTTTCTCTCGTCGTTGTTGATCTGCATCTGATGGGGAAAACAAATCttttgaa containing:
- the SPATA7 gene encoding spermatogenesis-associated protein 7 isoform X3, which produces MNGSRRVSSSSVLPRSVPPCLFKGHLSTKSNAFCTDSSSLRLSTLHMVKNHMAVHYNKILSAKAVVDCSVPLSIGACIKYLFSPSDADQQRREKLRKEIAQCERELQVTKSTVQASSKNNSKSSLNTLQKPAEEPRNEDNMLVEEVNEYASFARSPGTSSERLHLSLPKSSDSLTDGTENNFGSFLSSIDCTTSRPRKTHSATSNSRRPRSTNSHRSQLVVNKTSSGDLLDKHSKLFSNGHLPFTPRTLKTEAKSFLSQYRYYTPAKRKKDFTDQRVEAETQTELSSFKPDFETVETKDFTESEVTIKQASSCMTYGTKENIIPSSSQEKGLPWEEVKDGALQCSPASEEELLYLSFIEDVTDEILKLGLFSNRSLERLFERHIRQNKHHLEEGKMRHLLHILKVNLGCISKESSAKLDDFDLLNLLDFEKAENSAQNEQEATIQQERQEYRKALDMLLSEPKDENEIVSSNDFYLPIYKFKNSEGVIIEQVNEETNLRPSSRDEKNPNISDSSGDRETSVTIIEGDSDTEKAETPSELYRPSTALSPSVQLCKVMGGSDQDLEEPTLKIMALGIEDSPGDV
- the SPATA7 gene encoding spermatogenesis-associated protein 7 isoform X8, which produces MNGSRRAVVDCSVPLSIGACIKYADQQRREKLRKEIAQCERELQVTKSTVQASSKNNSKSSLNTLQKPAEEPRNEDNMLVEEVNEYASFARSPGTSSERLHLSLPKSSDSLTDGTENNFGSFLSSIDCTTSRPRKTHSATSNSRRPRSTNSHRSQLVVNKTSSGDLLDKHSKLFSNGHLPFTPRTLKTEAKSFLSQYRYYTPAKRKKDFTDQRVEAETQTELSSFKPDFETVETKDFTESEVTIKQASSCMTYGTKENIIPSSSQEKGLPWEEVKDGALQCSPARALCQYSVQPPPSRRKIYSDEEELLYLSFIEDVTDEILKLGLFSNRSLERLFERHIRQNKHHLEEGKMRHLLHILKVNLGCISKESSAKLDDFDLLNLLDFEKAENSAQNEQEATIQQERQEYRKALDMLLSEPKDENEIVSSNDFYLPIYKFKNSEGVIIEQVNEETNLRPSSRDEKNPNISDSSGDRETSVTIIEGDSDTEKAETPSELYRPSTALSPSVQLCKVMGGSDQDLEEPTLKIMALGIEDSPGDV
- the SPATA7 gene encoding spermatogenesis-associated protein 7 isoform X1, whose product is MNGSRRVSSSSVLPRSVPPCLFKGHLSTKSNAFCTDSSSLRLSTLHMVKNHMAVHYNKILSAKAVVDCSVPLSIGACIKYLFSPSDADQQRREKLRKEIAQCERELQVTKSTVQASSKNNSKSSLNTLQKPAEEPRNEDNMLVEEVNEYASFARSPGTSSERLHLSLPKSSDSLTDGTENNFGSFLSSIDCTTSRPRKTHSATSNSRRPRSTNSHRSQLVVNKTSSGDLLDKHSKLFSNGHLPFTPRTLKTEAKSFLSQYRYYTPAKRKKDFTDQRVEAETQTELSSFKPDFETVETKDFTESEVTIKQASSCMTYGTKENIIPSSSQEKGLPWEEVKDGALQCSPARALCQYSVQPPPSRRKIYSDEEELLYLSFIEDVTDEILKLGLFSNRSLERLFERHIRQNKHHLEEGKMRHLLHILKVNLGCISKESSAKLDDFDLLNLLDFEKAENSAQNEQEATIQQERQEYRKALDMLLSEPKDENEIVSSNDFYLPIYKFKNSEGVIIEQVNEETNLRPSSRDEKNPNISDSSGDRETSVTIIEGDSDTEKAETPSELYRPSTALSPSVQLCKVMGGSDQDLEEPTLKIMALGIEDSPGDV
- the SPATA7 gene encoding spermatogenesis-associated protein 7 isoform X6, whose product is MVKNHMAVHYNKILSAKAVVDCSVPLSIGACIKYLFSPSDADQQRREKLRKEIAQCERELQVTKSTVQASSKNNSKSSLNTLQKPAEEPRNEDNMLVEEVNEYASFARSPGTSSERLHLSLPKSSDSLTDGTENNFGSFLSSIDCTTSRPRKTHSATSNSRRPRSTNSHRSQLVVNKTSSGDLLDKHSKLFSNGHLPFTPRTLKTEAKSFLSQYRYYTPAKRKKDFTDQRVEAETQTELSSFKPDFETVETKDFTESEVTIKQASSCMTYGTKENIIPSSSQEKGLPWEEVKDGALQCSPARALCQYSVQPPPSRRKIYSDEEELLYLSFIEDVTDEILKLGLFSNRSLERLFERHIRQNKHHLEEGKMRHLLHILKVNLGCISKESSAKLDDFDLLNLLDFEKAENSAQNEQEATIQQERQEYRKALDMLLSEPKDENEIVSSNDFYLPIYKFKNSEGVIIEQVNEETNLRPSSRDEKNPNISDSSGDRETSVTIIEGDSDTEKAETPSELYRPSTALSPSVQLCKVMGGSDQDLEEPTLKIMALGIEDSPGDV
- the SPATA7 gene encoding spermatogenesis-associated protein 7 isoform X5; its protein translation is MNGSRRVSSSSVLPRSVPPCLFKGHLSTKSNAVVDCSVPLSIGACIKYADQQRREKLRKEIAQCERELQVTKSTVQASSKNNSKSSLNTLQKPAEEPRNEDNMLVEEVNEYASFARSPGTSSERLHLSLPKSSDSLTDGTENNFGSFLSSIDCTTSRPRKTHSATSNSRRPRSTNSHRSQLVVNKTSSGDLLDKHSKLFSNGHLPFTPRTLKTEAKSFLSQYRYYTPAKRKKDFTDQRVEAETQTELSSFKPDFETVETKDFTESEVTIKQASSCMTYGTKENIIPSSSQEKGLPWEEVKDGALQCSPARALCQYSVQPPPSRRKIYSDEEELLYLSFIEDVTDEILKLGLFSNRSLERLFERHIRQNKHHLEEGKMRHLLHILKVNLGCISKESSAKLDDFDLLNLLDFEKAENSAQNEQEATIQQERQEYRKALDMLLSEPKDENEIVSSNDFYLPIYKFKNSEGVIIEQVNEETNLRPSSRDEKNPNISDSSGDRETSVTIIEGDSDTEKAETPSELYRPSTALSPSVQLCKVMGGSDQDLEEPTLKIMALGIEDSPGDV
- the SPATA7 gene encoding spermatogenesis-associated protein 7 isoform X4, with the translated sequence MNGSRRVSSSSVLPRSVPPCLFKGHLSTKSNAVVDCSVPLSIGACIKYLFSPSDADQQRREKLRKEIAQCERELQVTKSTVQASSKNNSKSSLNTLQKPAEEPRNEDNMLVEEVNEYASFARSPGTSSERLHLSLPKSSDSLTDGTENNFGSFLSSIDCTTSRPRKTHSATSNSRRPRSTNSHRSQLVVNKTSSGDLLDKHSKLFSNGHLPFTPRTLKTEAKSFLSQYRYYTPAKRKKDFTDQRVEAETQTELSSFKPDFETVETKDFTESEVTIKQASSCMTYGTKENIIPSSSQEKGLPWEEVKDGALQCSPARALCQYSVQPPPSRRKIYSDEEELLYLSFIEDVTDEILKLGLFSNRSLERLFERHIRQNKHHLEEGKMRHLLHILKVNLGCISKESSAKLDDFDLLNLLDFEKAENSAQNEQEATIQQERQEYRKALDMLLSEPKDENEIVSSNDFYLPIYKFKNSEGVIIEQVNEETNLRPSSRDEKNPNISDSSGDRETSVTIIEGDSDTEKAETPSELYRPSTALSPSVQLCKVMGGSDQDLEEPTLKIMALGIEDSPGDV